One region of Candidatus Flexicrinis proximus genomic DNA includes:
- a CDS encoding CSLREA domain-containing protein — protein sequence MAVGLEKSGRWVLWVPLVAAVLVLGVLAGTHPASADTAYTVNTAADAVDATIGDGLCLTAAGKCSLRAAIQEANANPDLTVITLKEKTHKITILGTDEDARRDRRLRSQLPDHHSGRHRRNLHRRRQFHRPRL from the coding sequence ATGGCTGTTGGACTGGAAAAATCAGGTCGCTGGGTGTTGTGGGTGCCGCTGGTTGCAGCGGTGCTGGTCTTAGGAGTCCTGGCGGGTACACACCCGGCCTCGGCGGATACTGCATATACGGTAAACACCGCCGCCGACGCGGTGGACGCCACTATCGGGGACGGCCTGTGTCTCACGGCGGCCGGCAAGTGCAGCCTGCGCGCCGCGATTCAGGAGGCGAACGCCAATCCGGACCTTACCGTGATTACGCTCAAGGAGAAGACGCACAAAATCACGATCCTCGGCACGGATGAGGACGCCAGGCGCGACCGGCGACTTCGATCTCAGCTCCCCGATCACCATTCAGGGCGTCACCGCCGCAACCTCCATCGTCGACGCCAATTTCATCGACCGCGCCTTTGA